From one Colletotrichum destructivum chromosome 3, complete sequence genomic stretch:
- a CDS encoding Putative aldolase-type TIM barrel has product MTASNGSNGQATRRPLPVGIYAPTMTFFDPETEDLDIPTIKKHAERLAKAGLAGLVVMGSNGEAAHCTREEKLAVTKATREALDAAGFQNTPIILGATEGSVRGTIELSKAAVEVGADYSLILPPSYFRAQMDETAIHDYFIAVADQSPIPLVLYNYPGAVSGIDMDSDLLIKLAEHPNIVGTKFTCGNTGKLTRVALATNAKTPWSEGSGYMAFGGVCDFTAQTLASGGSGIIAGGANVMPKVCVKVWNLYSEGKRDEAIELQKKLSRADWFLTKAAIAGTKGAIQTYYGYGGFPRRPLRRLEKAKTSYIEEGIKEVMEIENSL; this is encoded by the coding sequence ATGACTGCCTCCAACGGAAGCAATGGCCAGGCCActcgccgccccctccccgtcgGCATCTACGCCCCCACCATGACCTTTTTCGACCCCGAGACGGAGGACCTCGACATCCCCACCATCAAGAAGCACGCCGAGCGTCTTgccaaggccggcctcgctGGTCTGGTCGTCATGGGCTCcaacggcgaggccgcccaCTGCACgcgcgaggagaagctggccgtcACCAAGGCCACCCGTGAGgctctcgacgccgccggcttccagAACacccccatcatcctcggcgccacTGAAGGCAGCGTCCGCGGCACCATTGAGctctccaaggccgccgtcgaggtcggggcCGACTACTCTCTCatccttcccccctcctacTTCCGCGCCCAGATGGACGAGACCGCCATCCACGACTacttcatcgccgtcgccgaccaAAGCCCCATCCCCCTCGTCCTCTACAACTACCCCGGAGCCGTCTCTGGTATCGACATGGACAGCGACCTGCTCATCAAGCTGGCCGAGCACCCCAACATTGTCGGGACCAAGTTCACCTGCGGCAACACGGGCAAGCTGACCCGTGTGGCCCTGGCCACCAACGCGAAGACTCCCTGGTCCGAGGGCTCCGGCTACATGGCCTTTGGCGGCGTGTGCGACTTCACTGCTCAGACcctcgccagcggcggcagcggcatcatcgccggcggcgccaacgtcATGCCCAAGGTCTGCGTCAAGGTGTGGAACCTCTACTCGGAGGGTAAGAGGGACGAGGCTATTGAGCTCCAGAAGAAGCTCAGCCGCGCTGATTGGTTCCTgaccaaggccgccatcgccggtaCCAAGGGCGCCATCCAGACCTACTACGGCTACGGCGGCTTCCCCAGACGTCCTCTGAGACgcctcgagaaggccaagaccTCGTACATCGAGGAAGGTATCAAG